The proteins below come from a single Zea mays cultivar B73 chromosome 8, Zm-B73-REFERENCE-NAM-5.0, whole genome shotgun sequence genomic window:
- the LOC103634732 gene encoding deoxynucleoside triphosphate triphosphohydrolase SAMHD1 homolog isoform X1 translates to MGEFCPSPQGDSALAAPPLTLSSPSPATAVRPSYGSCDRRYVKLVFDNLHGSISVDPLALQFVDTEEFQRLRDLKQLGLTYLVYPGAVHTRFEHSLGVYSLAGKAINNLKTYQGEELGIDHVDMQTVKLAGLLHDIGHGPFSHLFEHEFLPRVDPGSSWSHEDMSVLLLDSIVDKHAIDIENGYLKMVKEMITASAKPTSTKSANEKHFLYDIVANGRNGIDVDKFDYVGRDCRACGLGCNFQYWRLLEGMRVMGDEICYPAKDYLSIHKLFSTRADLHRTVYTHAKVKAVELMLVDALIEANDYLGISLHAHDPEDFWKLDDTIIKTIETAPNNELKKAKEIIQRIRRRELYKIHHHLIPYSYLVSTNMRNGVNLPNLRNGPMMHHHILDGFCNQYSVPKDKLEHFKNITAQDIVCSQKSSEVLLKEEDVAVSNVKIDLTRGKDNPLESIKFFKDFGCDEKFPITDDRVSHLLPAYNEDRIVRVYAKKPELVDVVSEAFENLQMRMYGEKTQVHETPKRKRIRSN, encoded by the exons ATGGGCGAGTTCTGCCCCTCCCCGCAGGGGGACTCCGCGCTGGCGGCGCCGCCCTTGACGCTCTCCTCCCCGTCCCCAGCAACGGCGGTTAGGCCGAGCTACGGGAGCTGCGACCGCCGCTACGTGAAGCTGGTCTTCGACAACCTCCACGGGAGCATCTCCGTAGACCCG TTGGCCCTGCAGTTTGTTGATACCGAAGAGTTTCAGAG GTTGCGGGACTTGAAACAACTTG GTCTTACATATCTCGTCTATCCTGGAGCGGTTCACACACGCTTCGAACACTCATTAGGTGTATATTCGTTGGCTGGAAAGGCTATAAATAATCTTAAGACATATCAG GGAGAAGAACTTGGAATTGATCATGTTGACATGCAGACTGTAAAACTTGCAG GTCTCTTGCATGATATCGGACATGGACCCTTCAGTCATTTGTTTGAGCATGAGTTTCTTCCTCGAGTTGATCCTGGCTCATCCTG GTCTCATGAAGATATGTCAGTGCTCCTTTTGGACAGTATTGTTGACAAACATGCAATAGATATTGAAAATGGTTATCTCAAAATGGTCAAG GAGATGATAACTGCCAGCGCTAAGCCTACCAGCACAAAA AGTGCAAACGAGAAGCATTTTCTTTATGACATTGTTGCTAATGGTCGTAATGGTATAGATGTTGACAA GTTTGACTACGTTGGCCGTGACTGCAGAGCATGTGGTCTTGGCTGTAATTTCCAGTATTGGAG GTTGTTGGAAGGCATGCGAGTGATGGGTGATGAAATTTGCTACCCAGCCAAAGACT ACTTGAGCATCCATAAATTGTTTTCAACACGTGCTGATCTGCACCGCACAGTCTACACCCATGCGAAAGTAAAG GCTGTTGAACTCATGCTTGTCGATGCACTCATTGAGGCTAATGACTACTTGGGGATATCATTGCATGCACACGACCCAGAAGATTTTTGGAAG TTGGATGACACAATCATCAAAACCATTGAGACTGCTCCCAACAATGAACTGAAAAAAGCAAAAGAAATCATTCAACGTATTCGCCGAAGAGAACTTTACAAG atccatcatcacctcattccttatagttatttagttagtactaatatgaggaatggaGTCAAcctaccaaatttgaggaatggaccCATGATGCATCACCACATTTTGGATGGG TTTTGCAACCAGTATTCTGTTCCAAAGGACAAACTGGAGCATTTCAAAAATATTACTGCACAGGACATAGTTTGTTCGCAG AAATCTTCTGAGGTGCTGCTGAAGGAAGAGGATGTTGCAGTAAGCAATGTTAAGATAGATCTTACTCGTGGAAAAGATAACCCCCTTGAAAG CATCAAGTTCTTTAAG GATTTTGGGTGCGACGAGAAGTTCCCCATCACAGATGATAGGGTTAGCCACTTGCTACCTGCATACAACGAGGATAGAATTGTGAGGGTCTATGCCAAGAAGCCTGAGTTG GTTGATGTGGTGTCAGAAGCCTTTGAGAATCTCCAGATGAGAATGTATGGTGAGAAAACTCAAGTGCATGAGACGCCCAAGAGAAAGAGGATTAGATCCAACTAG
- the LOC103634732 gene encoding deoxynucleoside triphosphate triphosphohydrolase SAMHD1 homolog isoform X2, with translation MGEFCPSPQGDSALAAPPLTLSSPSPATAVRPSYGSCDRRYVKLVFDNLHGSISVDPLALQFVDTEEFQRLRDLKQLGLTYLVYPGAVHTRFEHSLGVYSLAGKAINNLKTYQGEELGIDHVDMQTVKLAGLLHDIGHGPFSHLFEHEFLPRVDPGSSWSHEDMSVLLLDSIVDKHAIDIENGYLKMVKEMITASAKPTSTKSANEKHFLYDIVANGRNGIDVDKFDYVGRDCRACGLGCNFQYWRLLEGMRVMGDEICYPAKDYLSIHKLFSTRADLHRTVYTHAKVKAVELMLVDALIEANDYLGISLHAHDPEDFWKLDDTIIKTIETAPNNELKKAKEIIQRIRRRELYKFCNQYSVPKDKLEHFKNITAQDIVCSQKSSEVLLKEEDVAVSNVKIDLTRGKDNPLESIKFFKDFGCDEKFPITDDRVSHLLPAYNEDRIVRVYAKKPELVDVVSEAFENLQMRMYGEKTQVHETPKRKRIRSN, from the exons ATGGGCGAGTTCTGCCCCTCCCCGCAGGGGGACTCCGCGCTGGCGGCGCCGCCCTTGACGCTCTCCTCCCCGTCCCCAGCAACGGCGGTTAGGCCGAGCTACGGGAGCTGCGACCGCCGCTACGTGAAGCTGGTCTTCGACAACCTCCACGGGAGCATCTCCGTAGACCCG TTGGCCCTGCAGTTTGTTGATACCGAAGAGTTTCAGAG GTTGCGGGACTTGAAACAACTTG GTCTTACATATCTCGTCTATCCTGGAGCGGTTCACACACGCTTCGAACACTCATTAGGTGTATATTCGTTGGCTGGAAAGGCTATAAATAATCTTAAGACATATCAG GGAGAAGAACTTGGAATTGATCATGTTGACATGCAGACTGTAAAACTTGCAG GTCTCTTGCATGATATCGGACATGGACCCTTCAGTCATTTGTTTGAGCATGAGTTTCTTCCTCGAGTTGATCCTGGCTCATCCTG GTCTCATGAAGATATGTCAGTGCTCCTTTTGGACAGTATTGTTGACAAACATGCAATAGATATTGAAAATGGTTATCTCAAAATGGTCAAG GAGATGATAACTGCCAGCGCTAAGCCTACCAGCACAAAA AGTGCAAACGAGAAGCATTTTCTTTATGACATTGTTGCTAATGGTCGTAATGGTATAGATGTTGACAA GTTTGACTACGTTGGCCGTGACTGCAGAGCATGTGGTCTTGGCTGTAATTTCCAGTATTGGAG GTTGTTGGAAGGCATGCGAGTGATGGGTGATGAAATTTGCTACCCAGCCAAAGACT ACTTGAGCATCCATAAATTGTTTTCAACACGTGCTGATCTGCACCGCACAGTCTACACCCATGCGAAAGTAAAG GCTGTTGAACTCATGCTTGTCGATGCACTCATTGAGGCTAATGACTACTTGGGGATATCATTGCATGCACACGACCCAGAAGATTTTTGGAAG TTGGATGACACAATCATCAAAACCATTGAGACTGCTCCCAACAATGAACTGAAAAAAGCAAAAGAAATCATTCAACGTATTCGCCGAAGAGAACTTTACAAG TTTTGCAACCAGTATTCTGTTCCAAAGGACAAACTGGAGCATTTCAAAAATATTACTGCACAGGACATAGTTTGTTCGCAG AAATCTTCTGAGGTGCTGCTGAAGGAAGAGGATGTTGCAGTAAGCAATGTTAAGATAGATCTTACTCGTGGAAAAGATAACCCCCTTGAAAG CATCAAGTTCTTTAAG GATTTTGGGTGCGACGAGAAGTTCCCCATCACAGATGATAGGGTTAGCCACTTGCTACCTGCATACAACGAGGATAGAATTGTGAGGGTCTATGCCAAGAAGCCTGAGTTG GTTGATGTGGTGTCAGAAGCCTTTGAGAATCTCCAGATGAGAATGTATGGTGAGAAAACTCAAGTGCATGAGACGCCCAAGAGAAAGAGGATTAGATCCAACTAG